The following proteins come from a genomic window of Phacochoerus africanus isolate WHEZ1 chromosome 9, ROS_Pafr_v1, whole genome shotgun sequence:
- the LOC125135005 gene encoding LOW QUALITY PROTEIN: olfactory receptor 4F15-like (The sequence of the model RefSeq protein was modified relative to this genomic sequence to represent the inferred CDS: deleted 2 bases in 1 codon), producing the protein MGGLNDSVVTEFVLLALSCSWEKKVFLTLICSLLYLGVILGNLFILFLVIFDSHLHSPMYFLLANLSLIDVGLSSTTVPKIITDLLNEDKVISFQSCMTQICFIHTIGGVEMVLLIAMAFDRCTAICKPLHYLKIMNPKTYVSFVITGWVTGVIHAMSQFLFVIKLPFCGPNKVDSFYCDFPKIIKLACTNGAELEFIVTANSGFMSMGTFFLLILSYSFILITVWKRSSRDLSKAFVTLSSHITVSFCFFTPCMFLYVWPSAPPSLDKNLFIVDFAITPVLNPAIYTLRNKDIKVAIKRLCKKISYSRFC; encoded by the exons ATGGGTGGACTAAATGATTCTGTGGTCACTGAGTTTGTATTACTGGCCCTTTCTTGTTCTtgggagaaaaaagtttttctcACATTGATATGTTCTTTGCTCTATTTAGGGGTCATCTTGggaaacctttttattttgtttttggtaatttttgaCTCTCACTTACATTCTCCTATGTACTTCCTACTTGCGAATCTGTCCCTCATTGATGTGGGTCTTTCCTCTACCACCGTCCCCAAGATCATCACAGACCTTTTAAATGAAGACAAAGTAATCTCCTTCCAAAGTTGTATGACACAGATATGTTTCATTCATACGATAGGAGGAGTGGAGATGGTATTACTCATAGCCATGGCATTTGACAGGTGCACAGCAATCTGTAAGCCTCTTCACTACTTGAAAATCATGAATCCTAAAACATATGTTTCATTTGTAATCACTGGCTGGGTAACTGGGGTGATCCATGCTATGTCTCAGTTCTTATTTGTTATAAAGTTGCCATTTTGTGGGCCTAATAAAGTGGACAGCTTTTATTGCGACTTTCCTAAGATTATAAAACTTGCATGCACAAATGGAGCCGAACTTGAGTTTATCGTTACTGCCAACAGTGGCTTCATGAGTATGGGCACCTTCTTCCTGCTAATCCTTTCCTATTCCTTCATTTTGATCACTGTCTGGAAACGTTCTTCAAGAGACCTATCCAAGGCATTTGTCACTTTGTCATCTCACATCACTGtg tctttttgctttttcactccATGCATGTTTCTCTATGTCTGGCCTTCTGCTCCACCATCACTTGATAAAAATCTGTTCATTGTTGACTTTGCTATTACTCCTGTCTTGAATCCTGCCATCTACACATTGAGGAACAAAGACATTAAGGTAGCAATAAAAAGATTGTGCAAAAAGATATCTTACTCTAGATTTTGTTAA
- the LOC125136706 gene encoding olfactory receptor 4F21-like, which translates to MDRVNYSVVSEFVLIGLSNSWEMNLFLFWFFLVFYVGIILGNLFIVFMVIIDSHLHSPMYFLLANLSLLDLGLSSTTVPKMISDLSTNCSVISFPKCMTQIFFIHVMGGVEMVLLIAMAYDRYTAICKPLHYLSVMSRKMCVSFVVAAWMVGIIHAVSQFVFVINLPFCGPDKVDSFYCDFPRIMKLACVDTYKLEFVIIANSGFISMATFFSLIISYIFILVTVWKRSSGDLSKAFVTLSAHITVVILFFMPCMFLYVWPFPTTSLDKYFFIVDFAITPVLNPAIYTLRNKDMRVAMRRLGKQILGYRGISQ; encoded by the coding sequence ATGGACAGAGTAAATTACTCTGTGGTATCTGAATTTGTATTAATTGGACTTTCAAATTCATGGGAGatgaatctttttctcttttggttcttCCTCGTGTTCTACGTGGGAATTATCCTGGGAAACCTCTTCATTGTGTTCATGGTAATTATTGACTCTCACTTACACTCTCCCATGTACTTCCTATTGGCCAATCTCTCTCTTCTTGATCTAGGTCTTTCCTCTACCACAGTGCCCAAAATGATCTCTGATCTTTCAACCAACTGCagtgttatttcttttccaaaatgcaTGACACAGATATTTTTTATTCATGTCATGGGTGGAGTTGAGATGGTGCTGCTTATAGCCATGGCATATGACAGGTATACTGCAATCTGTAAGCCTCTCCACTACCTGTCAGTTATGAGCCGCaaaatgtgtgtttcttttgTAGTGGCTGCCTGGATGGTGGGAATAATCCATGCTGTATctcagtttgtttttgttataaACTTGCCTTTTTGTGGGCCTGATAAAGTAGAtagtttttattgtgattttccTCGGATTATGAAACTTGCTTGTGTAGACACTTACAAGCTAGAGTTTGTAATAATTGCTAACAGTGGGTTTATATCAATGGCTACCTTCTTCTCTTTAATTATatcctacattttcattttggttacTGTCTGGAAACGTTCTTCAGGAGACTTATCCAAAGCTTTTGTCACACTGTCAGCTCATATCACTgtagtaattttgttttttatgccaTGTATGTTTCTCTATGTATGGCCTTTCCCTACAACATCACTGGAtaagtattttttcattgttgactTTGCCATCACTCCTGTCTTGAATCCTGCCATCTATACATTAAGAAACAAAGACATGAGAGTTGCCATGAGAAGACTGGGCAAACAAATTTTAGGTTACAGGGGGATCTCACAATAA